In Maridesulfovibrio sp., a single genomic region encodes these proteins:
- the infA gene encoding translation initiation factor IF-1: protein MAKEEGISVNGVVEEALPNAMFRVELENGHEVLAHISGKMRKFRIRVMPGDKVTVELSPYDLTRGRITYRPR from the coding sequence TTGGCTAAAGAAGAAGGCATTTCTGTAAATGGTGTCGTGGAGGAAGCTCTCCCGAATGCAATGTTCCGTGTGGAACTTGAAAACGGCCATGAAGTTCTGGCACATATTTCCGGCAAGATGCGTAAATTTCGCATTAGAGTCATGCCCGGAGATAAGGTCACAGTAGAACTTTCGCCCTATGATCTGACTCGCGGCAGAATTACCTACCGTCCCCGGTAG
- a CDS encoding YggT family protein — protein MDYVILAVAKVLSLVLNLYMWVVIISALITWVNPDPYNPIVRFLRSVTEPVFAKVRRYLPFVFIGGFDLSPIVVLLIIQVLDIALVGNLTRLAYGM, from the coding sequence ATGGATTACGTGATTCTTGCCGTGGCGAAGGTCCTTTCGCTTGTACTCAACCTGTACATGTGGGTGGTAATCATTTCCGCCCTGATCACCTGGGTTAACCCCGATCCCTACAACCCGATTGTCCGTTTCCTGCGTAGTGTTACCGAGCCTGTTTTTGCCAAGGTAAGGCGTTATCTTCCGTTTGTTTTCATCGGCGGATTCGACCTTTCTCCTATCGTTGTGCTCCTGATCATTCAGGTGCTTGATATTGCCTTGGTCGGCAACCTGACCAGACTGGCATATGGAATGTAG
- a CDS encoding RNA-binding protein, translated as MSKNIYVGNLPWNSSEEDVRAAFEEFGEVISVKLINDRETGRPRGFGFVEMEDEGAVQAIENLDGSVFGGRNLKVNEARPREPRPRRW; from the coding sequence ATGTCGAAGAACATTTACGTGGGAAATCTTCCCTGGAATTCTTCCGAGGAAGATGTACGGGCTGCTTTTGAAGAGTTTGGTGAAGTAATTTCTGTCAAACTCATCAATGATCGTGAAACTGGCCGCCCCCGCGGATTCGGCTTTGTTGAAATGGAAGATGAAGGTGCTGTACAGGCTATCGAAAATCTCGATGGCAGCGTATTCGGCGGCCGTAATCTCAAGGTCAACGAAGCTCGTCCCCGTGAACCACGTCCCAGACGCTGGTAA
- the ilvB gene encoding biosynthetic-type acetolactate synthase large subunit, whose protein sequence is MELTGAQIFLECLKKEGVDVVFGFPGGAVIDIYDELPNYPFKHILVRHEQGAIHAADGYARATGEVGVCLVTSGPGATNTVTGIATAYMDSIPVVIFTGQVPTPLIGNDAFQEVDIVGITRPCTKHNYLVKDIKDLAYTVRQAFYLARSGRPGPVLVDLPKDIMQTKHKFVWPEDVSLRSYNPNLKPHLRQIKKVAKLIEKAERPLIYAGGGVISSGAEDELTWLASSLNIPVTATLMGLGAFPGTDPLWLGMLGMHGTYAANMAINNADLVLAIGARFDDRVTGKVSTFAPKATLVHIDIDPTSIQKNVAVHVPLVADCKSALSALKKQIEPDLDKVNWEESHAVWVRQVQEWNEMHPLRYKKGGKFIKPQYVVEKVYEISNGDAIVATEVGQNQMWAAQFYKFKSSKTFLSSGGLGTMGYGFPAAIGAQMAFPDKLVVNIAGDGSIQMNIQEMMTAVCNNLPVKVVILNNGYLGMVRQWQELFYNRNYCETCMDAQPDFVKLAEAYGAAGFRVTEEKDVEPVLREAFALNKPVIVDVRVDPEENVYPMVPAGASLTDMLLV, encoded by the coding sequence ATGGAGCTCACCGGAGCTCAGATATTTCTCGAATGTCTGAAAAAGGAGGGTGTTGACGTCGTATTCGGATTCCCTGGCGGAGCCGTGATTGATATATACGACGAACTGCCCAATTATCCGTTCAAGCACATACTCGTAAGGCACGAACAGGGTGCTATCCATGCTGCGGACGGCTATGCCCGCGCAACTGGCGAAGTCGGGGTCTGCCTCGTCACTTCCGGACCCGGAGCAACAAATACGGTCACGGGAATAGCCACAGCGTACATGGATTCGATTCCGGTAGTTATTTTTACCGGGCAGGTTCCTACTCCTCTGATCGGAAACGATGCTTTTCAGGAAGTGGACATAGTGGGGATTACAAGGCCCTGTACAAAACATAACTACCTGGTGAAGGACATCAAGGATCTTGCCTATACTGTCCGGCAGGCCTTTTATCTGGCCCGTTCCGGCCGGCCCGGTCCGGTTCTGGTGGACCTTCCCAAGGATATCATGCAGACGAAACATAAATTCGTCTGGCCCGAGGATGTGTCTCTCAGGAGCTACAACCCGAACCTCAAGCCGCACCTGCGACAGATCAAGAAAGTCGCAAAATTGATCGAGAAGGCTGAAAGACCCTTGATTTATGCAGGCGGAGGGGTTATCAGTTCCGGAGCCGAGGATGAGTTGACCTGGCTTGCCAGCAGTCTGAACATTCCGGTGACCGCTACTCTGATGGGGCTGGGCGCCTTTCCCGGTACAGACCCGCTCTGGTTGGGTATGCTCGGGATGCACGGCACCTATGCCGCAAACATGGCCATAAATAACGCGGACCTCGTCCTGGCTATCGGGGCGAGGTTCGATGACCGTGTAACTGGAAAAGTCAGCACGTTTGCCCCTAAAGCCACTCTGGTTCATATCGATATCGATCCCACTTCAATACAAAAGAACGTAGCAGTACATGTGCCGCTGGTTGCCGATTGTAAAAGCGCGCTTTCCGCGTTGAAGAAGCAGATTGAGCCTGATCTGGATAAGGTGAACTGGGAAGAATCCCACGCTGTATGGGTCCGGCAGGTGCAGGAATGGAACGAAATGCATCCTCTGCGGTACAAGAAAGGCGGCAAATTCATCAAACCCCAGTACGTTGTGGAAAAGGTTTATGAAATCAGCAACGGGGACGCGATTGTAGCTACAGAAGTCGGCCAGAATCAGATGTGGGCCGCACAGTTTTACAAGTTCAAGAGCTCAAAGACCTTTCTTTCGTCCGGCGGATTGGGAACCATGGGATACGGATTTCCCGCCGCTATCGGCGCACAGATGGCCTTTCCGGACAAACTGGTCGTTAACATAGCCGGTGACGGTTCCATTCAGATGAATATCCAGGAAATGATGACGGCCGTGTGCAACAATCTGCCCGTTAAAGTGGTCATTCTCAACAATGGCTATCTGGGGATGGTTCGCCAGTGGCAGGAGCTCTTTTACAACCGTAATTACTGCGAAACCTGTATGGATGCCCAGCCTGATTTTGTTAAACTTGCTGAGGCATACGGAGCCGCGGGATTCAGGGTTACTGAAGAGAAGGATGTCGAACCGGTACTGAGAGAGGCGTTCGCGCTTAACAAACCGGTTATTGTCGATGTCCGAGTTGATCCGGAAGAGAACGTATATCCAATGGTTCCCGCCGGTGCTTCTTTAACCGATATGCTGCTCGTTTAG
- a CDS encoding DUF167 domain-containing protein, which translates to MTEVSRDLPDYIKPCGKQSWKVSVWVQPGAKSEEVVGEYQDSVRVRISAPAVDNKANKALARFVASRLGLKARNISIASGQTNRKKVLLVESDVEPRWDGIIPPCA; encoded by the coding sequence GTGACCGAAGTCAGTAGAGATCTGCCGGATTATATTAAGCCGTGCGGAAAACAGTCGTGGAAGGTTTCGGTATGGGTTCAGCCCGGAGCCAAGAGCGAAGAGGTTGTTGGGGAATATCAGGACAGCGTTCGTGTCCGGATAAGCGCCCCGGCTGTGGACAACAAGGCCAACAAGGCCCTTGCCCGGTTTGTAGCTTCCCGACTGGGTCTTAAGGCACGTAATATTTCCATTGCATCAGGACAGACCAACCGTAAAAAGGTTTTACTGGTTGAGTCCGATGTTGAACCGCGCTGGGACGGGATTATTCCACCCTGCGCCTGA
- a CDS encoding DUF465 domain-containing protein yields MEQREIEMIEQLAAKDSQVNALWSQHNEYEKLITKMESKNYLSETEAQEVKELKKKKLAGKTKLQALIDQQK; encoded by the coding sequence ATGGAACAGAGAGAGATTGAGATGATTGAGCAGCTAGCGGCTAAGGACAGCCAGGTCAACGCCCTATGGAGCCAGCACAACGAATACGAGAAACTCATTACCAAGATGGAATCCAAGAACTATCTGAGCGAAACTGAAGCTCAGGAAGTAAAAGAACTGAAAAAGAAAAAACTGGCTGGCAAGACAAAGCTGCAGGCTTTGATCGACCAGCAAAAATAG
- the tsaA gene encoding tRNA (N6-threonylcarbamoyladenosine(37)-N6)-methyltransferase TrmO gives MDTTLKIIGHIYSSIKTRSEAPKQGTEGDVEAVIEINEEYADALDGLKEGSRIILLTWLHQSDRTYLRVHPRGDVNRPKRGVFATRSPDRPNPIGLHPVTVTGIEGLKVKVHPLEAIDGTPLIDIKIA, from the coding sequence ATGGATACCACGTTGAAAATAATCGGCCACATCTACTCCAGCATTAAAACTAGAAGTGAGGCTCCTAAACAGGGAACCGAGGGTGATGTTGAGGCGGTAATCGAAATAAACGAGGAATATGCCGATGCTCTCGACGGCCTTAAGGAAGGATCACGGATAATTCTACTGACATGGCTGCATCAGTCGGACAGGACCTATCTGCGGGTTCATCCGCGCGGAGACGTAAACAGGCCCAAAAGAGGGGTCTTTGCTACACGTTCACCAGACCGTCCCAACCCGATAGGCCTGCATCCGGTAACAGTGACCGGGATAGAAGGGTTGAAAGTTAAGGTGCATCCGCTTGAAGCAATAGACGGTACACCCCTGATAGACATAAAAATAGCCTGA
- the ilvN gene encoding acetolactate synthase small subunit — MRHTLSVTVENEPGVLSRVAGLFSGRGFNIESLNVAPALEEGVSHMTITTVGDQQIVEQIVKQLRKLVTVIKVVDLVEHKAVEREMALIKVNAEDAKRAEILRIVDIFRCKVVDVSVDELSIEVTGDHGKIEAIQNLLSRFGIKEIARTGTVAMKRAIQG; from the coding sequence ATGAGACATACATTATCCGTAACAGTGGAAAACGAGCCCGGAGTTCTTTCCAGAGTCGCAGGGTTGTTCAGTGGGCGCGGATTCAATATTGAATCCCTTAACGTTGCCCCGGCGCTTGAAGAAGGTGTTTCCCACATGACCATTACCACTGTGGGTGATCAGCAGATTGTGGAGCAGATAGTCAAGCAGCTGCGCAAACTGGTTACCGTCATAAAAGTGGTCGATCTTGTTGAACACAAGGCCGTGGAAAGGGAAATGGCTCTGATCAAAGTCAATGCCGAAGATGCCAAGCGTGCTGAAATTCTGCGCATAGTTGATATCTTTCGCTGCAAGGTCGTTGATGTGAGCGTGGATGAGTTATCCATTGAAGTCACCGGGGACCACGGTAAGATCGAAGCCATACAGAACCTTCTGAGCCGTTTCGGGATAAAGGAAATCGCCCGTACCGGAACAGTAGCAATGAAAAGAGCCATTCAGGGTTAA
- a CDS encoding DivIVA domain-containing protein, translating to MTLSKIDLLNKKFSGSLFGYSKGEVDQLMAELAEVLGTIADEKKQLLKKVGRRDNTIAEFRQREETLRDTLMTTQKMVDDLKATARKEAEVIINEAHTRAEGILQQAHNRLAQIHEDINELKRQRTRFEVELKALLESHLKTLEIGDPELEKVEALESKLKFFKKAK from the coding sequence ATGACACTTTCTAAGATCGACCTGCTCAATAAAAAGTTTTCCGGCAGTCTTTTCGGATACTCCAAGGGCGAGGTGGACCAACTGATGGCAGAGCTCGCAGAGGTCCTCGGAACCATTGCTGACGAGAAGAAGCAGCTCCTCAAAAAGGTCGGGCGGCGCGACAATACCATCGCGGAATTCCGTCAGCGTGAGGAAACTCTGCGCGATACGCTTATGACTACCCAGAAAATGGTGGATGACCTCAAGGCCACGGCCAGAAAAGAGGCCGAAGTTATAATCAACGAGGCTCATACCAGAGCCGAAGGTATCCTGCAGCAGGCCCACAACAGACTGGCCCAGATACATGAAGACATCAACGAACTCAAAAGGCAGAGAACAAGGTTTGAGGTAGAACTGAAGGCTTTGCTTGAATCACATCTGAAGACTCTTGAAATAGGTGATCCGGAACTTGAGAAGGTTGAGGCTCTGGAGTCAAAACTTAAATTTTTTAAAAAAGCCAAGTGA
- the ilvC gene encoding ketol-acid reductoisomerase, giving the protein MKVYYENDADLGLLKDKTVAIIGYGSQGHAHAQNLRDSGVKVVVGQRPGGPNYELAKEHGFEPVSAAEAAAQGDLIMILLPDQVQAAVYKNDIAPNLKPGNILAFGHGFNIHFEQIVPTPDVDVIMAAPKGPGHMVRRTYTEGGGVPAIVAVYQNASGKAFDIALAYAKGIGGTRSGVLETTFREETETDLFGEQAVLCGGLSELIKAGFETLVEAGYKPEMAYFECLHEMKLIIDLIYEGGLANMRYSISDTAEYGDLTRGPRVINAESRKEMKKILSEIQQGEFAKEFIVENMSGKAHFSAMRRINREHQIEKVGGELRKMMSWLKK; this is encoded by the coding sequence ATGAAAGTTTATTATGAAAATGACGCCGATCTGGGTCTTCTTAAAGACAAGACCGTAGCGATCATCGGTTACGGCAGCCAGGGCCATGCCCACGCACAGAACCTCCGCGATTCCGGTGTCAAGGTTGTTGTTGGACAGCGCCCCGGCGGTCCCAACTACGAACTGGCCAAGGAACACGGCTTTGAACCCGTCAGCGCTGCAGAAGCTGCCGCACAGGGCGATCTGATCATGATCCTCCTGCCCGACCAGGTTCAGGCCGCTGTCTACAAAAATGACATCGCTCCCAACCTGAAGCCCGGCAACATCCTTGCCTTCGGTCATGGTTTCAATATTCACTTTGAACAGATTGTTCCCACTCCCGATGTTGACGTCATCATGGCTGCTCCCAAGGGACCCGGTCACATGGTTCGCCGCACTTACACCGAGGGCGGAGGCGTTCCCGCAATCGTAGCAGTTTACCAGAATGCTTCCGGAAAAGCTTTCGATATCGCTCTTGCTTATGCAAAAGGTATCGGCGGAACCCGCTCCGGTGTACTGGAAACCACCTTCCGTGAAGAAACCGAAACAGACCTTTTCGGTGAACAGGCTGTTCTCTGCGGCGGTCTTTCCGAACTGATCAAAGCCGGTTTCGAAACTCTGGTTGAAGCAGGTTACAAACCTGAAATGGCTTACTTCGAATGCCTGCACGAGATGAAACTCATCATCGACCTGATCTACGAAGGCGGCCTTGCCAACATGCGTTACTCCATTTCCGATACTGCCGAATACGGCGACCTTACTCGCGGTCCCCGTGTTATAAACGCAGAAAGCCGCAAGGAAATGAAAAAGATCCTCTCCGAAATTCAGCAGGGTGAATTCGCTAAGGAATTCATCGTAGAAAATATGTCCGGAAAGGCTCATTTCAGTGCAATGCGCAGAATCAACCGTGAACACCAGATTGAAAAAGTCGGTGGTGAACTCCGTAAGATGATGAGCTGGCTCAAGAAATAA